The Mauremys mutica isolate MM-2020 ecotype Southern chromosome 1, ASM2049712v1, whole genome shotgun sequence genome has a segment encoding these proteins:
- the LOC123361658 gene encoding olfactory receptor 51G2-like isoform X1, translating to MSAVNDTKLKSVIFLLTRLPSHGDTHLWISIPFCFMYVISIIGNSIVLFIVKTDPSLHEPMYIFLSMLAITDLGISITTIPTILGIYLFNSREISLDACLAQLFFIHLLQYIKSSVLLLMAFDRFIAIHNPLRYAAILTLPRIAKMGLVAVLRAMVLILPLPFLLKRFRYCHANVLSHSYCLFQEVMNMACSDITVNSIYGLFTKLFQMGLDSLLILLSYVMILKTVLSIASQGECLRALNTCVSHLCALLLFYTPEISLTVIHRFGKGSYPLLQILLGYMSLLLPPLMNPIVYSVKSKHLRARIIRVFIK from the coding sequence atgtcagctgtcaatgacaccaaattAAAATCTGTAATATTCCTTCTCACTAGGCTACCGAGTCATGGAGACACACATCTCTGGATTTCTATCCCCTTCTGCTTCATGTATGTTATTTCAATAATAGGAAATTCAATCGTTCTGTTCATTgtaaaaacagatccaagcctccatgagcccatgtacattttcctttccatgttggccatcACAGACCTTGGCATATCGATAACCACCATACCAACAATATTGGGCATATACTTGTTTAACTCTAGGGAGATCAGCCTCGATGCCTGTTTagcccagctgttcttcatccacttGCTTCAATACATTAAATCCTCTGTGCTCTTGTTGATGGCCTTTGATCGCTTCATTGCGATCCATAACCCTCTGAGATATGCTGCCATCTTAACCCTGCCGAGAATAGCCAAGATGGGACTGGTGGCTGTGCTAAGAGCGATGGTCTTAATACTTCCACTTCCCTTTCTCCTGAAACGGTTCAGATACTGTCATGCCAATGTCCTTTCGCATTCCTATTGCCTGTTCCAGGAGGTCATGAACATGGCTTGTTCTGATATCACAGTCAACAGCATCTACGGATTGTTTACTAAACTATTTCAGATGGGGTTGGACTCGCTGCTCATCTTGctctcttatgtgatgatcctcaaaacagtgctgagcatcgCGTCCCAAGGGGAGTGCCTGagggccctgaacacctgcgtctcccacctctgtgccctcCTGCTCTTCTACACACCAGAGATCAGCTTGACTGTGATACACAGATTTGGGAAGGGCTCTTATCCCTTACTTCAGATTCTCCTGGGCTACatgtccctgcttctccccccgctGATGAACCCAATTGTGTACAgcgtgaaaagcaaacaccttcgtgcGAGGATAATCAGGGTGTTCATCAAGTGA
- the LOC123361658 gene encoding olfactory receptor 51G2-like isoform X2 — protein MYVISIIGNSIVLFIVKTDPSLHEPMYIFLSMLAITDLGISITTIPTILGIYLFNSREISLDACLAQLFFIHLLQYIKSSVLLLMAFDRFIAIHNPLRYAAILTLPRIAKMGLVAVLRAMVLILPLPFLLKRFRYCHANVLSHSYCLFQEVMNMACSDITVNSIYGLFTKLFQMGLDSLLILLSYVMILKTVLSIASQGECLRALNTCVSHLCALLLFYTPEISLTVIHRFGKGSYPLLQILLGYMSLLLPPLMNPIVYSVKSKHLRARIIRVFIK, from the coding sequence ATGTATGTTATTTCAATAATAGGAAATTCAATCGTTCTGTTCATTgtaaaaacagatccaagcctccatgagcccatgtacattttcctttccatgttggccatcACAGACCTTGGCATATCGATAACCACCATACCAACAATATTGGGCATATACTTGTTTAACTCTAGGGAGATCAGCCTCGATGCCTGTTTagcccagctgttcttcatccacttGCTTCAATACATTAAATCCTCTGTGCTCTTGTTGATGGCCTTTGATCGCTTCATTGCGATCCATAACCCTCTGAGATATGCTGCCATCTTAACCCTGCCGAGAATAGCCAAGATGGGACTGGTGGCTGTGCTAAGAGCGATGGTCTTAATACTTCCACTTCCCTTTCTCCTGAAACGGTTCAGATACTGTCATGCCAATGTCCTTTCGCATTCCTATTGCCTGTTCCAGGAGGTCATGAACATGGCTTGTTCTGATATCACAGTCAACAGCATCTACGGATTGTTTACTAAACTATTTCAGATGGGGTTGGACTCGCTGCTCATCTTGctctcttatgtgatgatcctcaaaacagtgctgagcatcgCGTCCCAAGGGGAGTGCCTGagggccctgaacacctgcgtctcccacctctgtgccctcCTGCTCTTCTACACACCAGAGATCAGCTTGACTGTGATACACAGATTTGGGAAGGGCTCTTATCCCTTACTTCAGATTCTCCTGGGCTACatgtccctgcttctccccccgctGATGAACCCAATTGTGTACAgcgtgaaaagcaaacaccttcgtgcGAGGATAATCAGGGTGTTCATCAAGTGA